AAACATGCCTATCACGTAAAGCAAGGATAGAGTTACCCCTATGGTGGTTTCTATGATGCCTCCAGTGGTTCCCGGCGAAACTATTAGCGCAAATATGAATGAGATTAGGNCTCCCCACCTCCAGTTCCTTCTCCACGTATTGGCAGCCACGGCTCTTACCCTCGTTAATCCAGCCATCACCAGAGGCAACTGAAAGCCAAGTCCCATTGCTGCCATGAATGATACAACGGTGCCTATGAATGACTTAATGCTCAGCGTCGGCTCAACTCCCAGCGCCTCGTCATACACTAAGAAAAACTTCAGCATAACTGGAATAATAACTAGGTACGCAAACGCTGCTCCGGCAATGAATAGGATAATTGATGGAATTATAGATGCTTTAACCAGTTTCTTCTCATGTTCATATAGGCCCGGCGCAACGAAGCCCCACAGCTCCCAAAGAAATACAGGCAGTGATACCGCGACCGCGATTAGGAGGGATACCTCTATTGAGGCATAAAGGGGATCGAATAAACCTATTGAGATCAATTTGATCTGGTGCGGGAGCAATACATTCATGAATTTATTCACCAATATTGTGGATATGCTATTATCTATTGAGGGATAAGGAATTGGAATATACGGGTCACTCCCTATCTTAATTATCTTGATTCCGAATCCAAATGAGAAGATGAAGGCTATAAATATTGATATCAATGCTCGACGAAGCCTAGCCGCTAATTCTGATAAGTGAGAGACTAATTCCTCCCCCGCCATCACTTACCCTTCTTCAGCTCATCTAACTGTCTCTGTAACTCCTCGATCTTCTTCTTCAGTTCCTCAACATTCTCCCCCTGCTCCGGCTTCTTCTCCTGATTACTGGTCCCCGGGGCGGGATTGGTTTGGGTTAATTGCCTCAACTCGTTCTCAACCTCTATCTGCCCCTTCTTAAATTCCCCCACCGCTCTGCCGAGTGATCTAAAAATCTCCGGTAACTTACCGGCTCCCCCAAATAGCACTAACACGACTGCGATTAATATTATCCAGTCCCATATGCTTCCCAGCATGCATTAATGCAGCATCGAATAGTATATATACTTAACTCGTCTATGAGTGAGGCCTGCCTGTTCGTCGATTGTTTGTTTTTATTGTGGGATAAGTTTAACTTTCACTAATTAATGCATTACACGGGATAATAAATGATAATTAAGTCAAGAAATGAATTAATAATAGATAACGGCATTAAGTTGGATTCTCGAGTCATTGAGCTCCTTAAGCAAGTAAAAGAATTGGGTTCACTAAATGCTGCTGCCCAACGCGTTAATGTACCATATGCATCCGCATGGGAATGGATACATAGATTAGAGGTGCAATTGGGTTATAGGTTAATTGAGAAGAAGAGGGGCGGCATTAATGGAGGGGGAACCAAGCTAACTAACAAAGGCGAGGAATTCCTGGACTGGGTCGAGAGCATCATCAATAATAGAATTGATTTGGCAATTGCGGGAAGCAATGATGAGGCCTTAGATCTAATAATAAAAGGGATAAGCGCGAGAATCAGAAATGAGTGGATAGGCTCATTGAATGGATTATCCAAGGTCCTCATGATGGAGACCGATGTTGCTGGCATTCACTTCCTAGGCGGGAATGAAGAGGTTATTGACGAGATGGGTTTATCCCGTGACATCAAGCTAATACGGGGATACAGGAGAAGCATTGGACTAGTTACACGGACTGAATTAACTATGAAGGAAATAATAGAAGGCATACGAGAGGGTAGATTGAGAATCAAGAACAGGAACCTGGGCTCCGGCACCCGCATTCTAATGGATAGATTCATGCAAGATAACGGAATTGATCCAACAAATACCATGGTCTCCCCCTCGGTGGCTTATACACATGCAGAGGTTATTGAATCAATATTGTCGGGAGAGGCCGATGTGGGTGCAGCAATAGAGTATGTTGCCGTAAAGAGTGGGCTTCGGTTCATTAGATTAGCCGTGGAGAGCTTTGACTTAATTTATCTTCGTGGAAATAATAAACCAATAATAAGGAAACTGGAGTCGCTCCTTGAATCTAATAATGTTAAAAGCATTATAAGTAATATGCCTGGATACGGTCTGTATTAGGGTTCGCCGGGCCTCGCTCGTAATGGGTAATTCATTATCGCTTTTTAGCAATTAGGAATAGTGGAATTGAAATTGCTGTTAGTGCGGTCTCCAATAAAACAGCCATTGATAAACCTAGGTAATAGGTTAAGTAAGCGAACACGACGCTGCTTAATACTGCTGCTATGAACTTACCATTATAAACTATTCCGAAGAGAAACGTGGAGGCGGCTATGCCGTACTTGTCTCCAATATAAGATGCATATAGGGTCATCATTGCTCCACCCAGAAAGCCAACCAGTCCAGCCGCGGCGATATAGAGAGACCCCATCCCAATCGCTCCTAACGGCATTACGAGTGTCAATATTATGGACTCGGCAATTATAGCCCGACCCCTGCCCCAGGAATCCGAGATTAATCCCATTATTGGACGACCAATGCCGCTAAACAACGGTAAAATTGTGGCGGCAATAGTAATGGTTAAGTAATCATACCTATCGCCCATTATTGATAAACTTGATGAGTATAATTGAAGAGGTATAGATGCCATGGAAAACGATAGGAAAGCCAGCCAGAAACCCGTTCCTGGAACCATAGATCTTGACTTAGTAATAGTCACTGCTGGGTACTTGCTCATCGCCATTAAGGCCGTGGATACGGTAAGCAAGGCGGCTCCTATGATAATCATTGGCGTCTCCAAATNCCCGCTTCGTATGAATGGGGATATGAATGGGTTAAAGAATGTAGAGCCAAGGCCAAACCCCATATTTATGAGGCCTGTCGCTAATCCCCTTGATTTGCCGAACCACTTAACGCCCAAATTAATTGAGATTGCATAGACAAAACCAACCCCTATGCTTCCCAATGACCATACTAGGTAAAAAATGTATATGGATCTAGCGAATGGTGCAACAATCATGCCCATCCCAGCCATTATGCTTCCCAATGCTCCAATTACGGCTGGACCCCACCTATCCGCTATGAAGCCCCCCAGCACTTGAAATGTAGTTGAGAAAAGCACAAATAGAGAATAAGCGGTTTGAATAATGGGTAAACCAACGTTGAAACTCGTTGCAAGAGGTCTCATGAATAGATTCCAACTATATTGATAAGTACCGACTAAAAGCATTGGCACTAATCCCTGCAATATTATTAGCCACTTCCTCACCAGATGAGTTAAAAAATCAACTTTTTAACTATCTCCGTCGCATCATATTAATAAATGGAAATAAATTATTTATTTCGTACAGAAATTGGTTTCTTATTCCTTCTTTATTGCATTCTTGACTGCATTTAACGTGTTTTGCGGTATTGTGGTGAAGCCATGGGCATGCTTAGCGTGCGCCGCCACTATTTCCATCATTTCCTGCTCTGAAGAGACTCCCTTTACCTCGAAG
The Thermocladium sp. ECH_B genome window above contains:
- a CDS encoding translocase; the encoded protein is MAGEELVSHLSELAARLRRALISIFIAFIFSFGFGIKIIKIGSDPYIPIPYPSIDNSISTILVNKFMNVLLPHQIKLISIGLFDPLYASIEVSLLIAVAVSLPVFLWELWGFVAPGLYEHEKKLVKASIIPSIILFIAGAAFAYLVIIPVMLKFFLVYDEALGVEPTLSIKSFIGTVVSFMAAMGLGFQLPLVMAGLTRVRAVAANTWRRNWRWGXLISFIFALIVSPGTTGGIIETTIGVTLSLLYVIGMFIAKAIEPKPREKI
- a CDS encoding twin arginine-targeting protein translocase — protein: MLGSIWDWIILIAVVLVLFGGAGKLPEIFRSLGRAVGEFKKGQIEVENELRQLTQTNPAPGTSNQEKKPEQGENVEELKKKIEELQRQLDELKKGK